A stretch of Lathyrus oleraceus cultivar Zhongwan6 chromosome 6, CAAS_Psat_ZW6_1.0, whole genome shotgun sequence DNA encodes these proteins:
- the LOC127095066 gene encoding secreted RxLR effector protein 161-like: MESCNPASTPMEPGTKLSKFDGGERVEAGKYRSLVGSLRYLTCTRPDISLSVGIVSRFMEELVYTHWKALKRILRCIQGTVSLGMFYSNSDKYKLVGYSDSDWCGDIDDRKSTSGYVFFMGNTAFTWLSKKQPIVTLSTCEAEYVAASWCVCHAIWLRRLMSKMELEQKDATIIQVDNRSAIELAKNPVNHERSKHIDVRFHFIREHVKEGNVELKHVASKDQAADIFTKPLSKEIFDRGKKLIGMMNRRNI, translated from the coding sequence ATGGAAAGCTGTAATCCGGCTTCGACGCCAATGGAACCAGGAACAAAGTTGTCGAAATTTGATGGAGGAGAACGTGTCGAAGCAGGAAAATATCGAAGTTTGGTAGGAAGTCTTCGCTACCTCACATGTACAAGACCAGATATTTCATTAAGTGTAGGCATTGTAAGTCGATTCATGGAGGAGCTAGTTTACACACATTGGAAAGCATTGAAGCGAATTCTGAGGTGCATCCAAGGAACAGTGTCACTTGGGATGTTTTACTCGAATTCAGACAAATACAAGTTGGTTGGTTACTCTGACAGTGATTGGTGCGGAGACATAGACGatcgaaaaagcacttctggataTGTGTTCTTCATGGGAAATACTGCATTCACTTGGCTTTCTAAAAAGCAGCCAATAGTAACACTTTCGACATGTGAAGCAGAATATGTAGCAGCATCCTGGTGTGTTTGTCATGCAATATGGCTCAGAAGATTGATGAGTAAAATGGAGCTAGAACAGAAAGATGCTACAATAATACAAGTTGACAACAGGTCAGCAATTGAGTTAGCAAAGAATCCAGTAAACCATGAAAGGAGCAAACACATTGACGTTCGCTTCCACTTCATTCGAGAACACGTGAAGGAAGGAAATGTCGAATTGAAGCATGTAGCAAGTAAGGACCAAGCAGCagacattttcacaaaaccactatCAAAAGAAATCTTCGACAGAGGCAAGAAATTGATAGGCATGATGAATAGAAGAAACATTTAA